The Vibrio echinoideorum genome includes a region encoding these proteins:
- the rne gene encoding ribonuclease E, with protein sequence MKRMLINATQKEELRVALVDGQRLFDLDIESPGHESKKANIYKGRITRIEPSLEAAFVDYGAERHGFLPLKEIAREYFPEGYTYQGRPSIKEVLREGQEVIVQVEKEERGSKGAALTTFISLAGSYLVLMPNNPRAGGISRRIEGDERTQLKAALSTLELPQGMGLIVRTAGVGKSAEELEWDLNVLLNHWGAIKQASDSNAAPFLIHQESNVIVRAIRDYLRRDIGEILIDSNTIFERAQAHIQLIRPDFMNRVKKYDGEVPLFSHYQIESQIESAFQREVRLPSGGSIVIDPTEALTSIDINSARATKGSDIEETALNTNLEAADEIARQLRLRDLGGLVVIDFIDMTPVRHQREVESRLRDAVRLDRARVQIGRISRFGLLEMSRQRLSPSLAEASHHICPRCTGTGVVRDNESLALSVLRLIEEEALKDNTAQVLAVVPVPIASYLLNEKRRSVNHIEKNQEVKITVVPNSDMETPHFEVIRVREGEEFDLLSYLLPTKLEALKEAESKEPAEQTIRPKKIEEPALKGFAAPAQSAPTPAPAPKAVEEKKVEPAATQEPSLIGRFFKAIGSFLFGSSTQEEKQEEKQEEEKPKNNRNNGNRQRRDRNDNRRRNQRGERGGERGEQRNEQRGERSDNRNETRDNKRRRKPVRDEKPEEQKETAPQQTRQPRKPKQDRRNKPRDEQKQQEEQVVPSKLAEEGLQLAAEAQADKPEAPKAKPEAKAVKIKERRQRRKLNKLVRVKDQQAQAETDTNADSSLNEQKAPSATQEQAVAKDQSVAQEQKVAEQVEATQASSEQTEQEEPTKQRRNRRSPRHLRASGQRRRRGRDRRPNPFRLRKGGVASPEMAMGKVMPRFIPKPYHNQTKPEVAEVQVAVETQVAVNAQEQNTTQETAPQSNVAMTGGFACPELAMGKVIVRREDAVAEAPAAIETPVVVETPVVVETPAVVETPAVVEAPAAIETPKVETPVASTPVETVKAEETVVEAPVVETEAVEVPKAESVKVEEAPVVKSEAPKATPKAVVAKKRAGSPMTKAPGPQEIKEIQVVAAPFRTERFVPKGAGSQAASNKAGAGMTKPQY encoded by the coding sequence ATGAAAAGAATGTTAATTAACGCAACTCAAAAAGAAGAGTTGCGTGTCGCTTTGGTTGATGGCCAGCGACTGTTCGATCTTGATATCGAAAGTCCAGGTCACGAATCAAAGAAAGCGAATATCTACAAAGGACGTATTACACGTATTGAACCAAGCCTAGAAGCGGCATTTGTTGATTACGGTGCAGAACGTCACGGTTTCCTCCCTCTTAAAGAAATTGCCCGCGAATACTTCCCTGAAGGTTATACATACCAAGGCCGTCCTAGCATTAAAGAAGTGCTAAGAGAAGGACAAGAAGTAATCGTACAAGTAGAGAAAGAAGAACGTGGTAGCAAAGGTGCTGCACTGACAACTTTCATCTCTTTGGCTGGTAGTTACTTAGTTCTTATGCCTAATAACCCTCGAGCTGGCGGTATTTCTCGTCGAATCGAAGGTGATGAACGCACTCAACTGAAAGCAGCATTAAGCACTCTTGAGCTTCCTCAAGGTATGGGCTTAATCGTGCGTACAGCGGGTGTTGGCAAAAGTGCAGAAGAGCTAGAGTGGGACTTGAATGTTCTATTGAATCACTGGGGCGCTATCAAGCAAGCTTCTGATTCAAATGCAGCGCCTTTCCTCATTCACCAAGAAAGTAACGTTATCGTTCGTGCGATTCGTGACTATCTACGTCGTGATATTGGCGAGATTCTAATCGACAGCAACACTATTTTTGAACGTGCACAAGCGCACATTCAATTAATACGCCCAGATTTCATGAATCGCGTTAAGAAATACGATGGTGAAGTGCCACTATTCAGCCATTACCAAATTGAAAGCCAGATCGAATCAGCTTTCCAACGTGAAGTTCGTCTTCCGTCTGGTGGTTCTATCGTGATCGACCCAACAGAAGCTCTAACTTCTATCGATATCAACTCTGCTCGTGCAACAAAAGGCAGCGATATTGAAGAAACAGCGCTAAACACTAACCTAGAAGCAGCCGATGAAATTGCACGCCAATTACGTCTACGTGACCTAGGTGGTCTTGTTGTTATCGACTTTATCGATATGACGCCGGTTCGCCACCAACGTGAAGTAGAAAGCCGTCTACGTGATGCCGTTCGTTTAGATCGTGCACGTGTTCAGATTGGTCGCATTTCTCGCTTTGGTCTTCTAGAGATGTCTCGTCAACGTTTGAGCCCATCACTAGCAGAAGCAAGCCACCACATTTGCCCTCGTTGTACAGGTACTGGTGTTGTTCGTGATAACGAATCTCTAGCACTTTCTGTTCTACGTTTGATTGAAGAAGAAGCTCTAAAAGACAACACAGCACAAGTACTTGCTGTTGTGCCTGTTCCAATCGCCTCTTACCTTCTGAACGAAAAACGTCGCTCAGTAAACCACATCGAGAAGAACCAAGAAGTTAAGATCACTGTTGTTCCTAACTCTGACATGGAAACGCCACACTTTGAGGTTATCCGTGTTCGTGAAGGTGAAGAGTTCGATCTACTCTCTTACTTGCTGCCTACCAAGCTAGAAGCTTTAAAAGAAGCAGAAAGCAAAGAACCAGCAGAACAGACTATTCGTCCTAAGAAGATCGAAGAGCCTGCTCTGAAAGGTTTCGCGGCTCCAGCTCAATCAGCACCTACTCCTGCTCCAGCTCCTAAAGCTGTTGAAGAGAAGAAAGTTGAACCAGCTGCAACGCAAGAACCTAGCCTAATTGGTCGTTTCTTCAAAGCTATCGGTAGCTTCCTATTTGGCTCTTCGACTCAAGAAGAGAAACAAGAAGAGAAGCAAGAAGAAGAGAAACCTAAGAACAACCGCAACAACGGTAACCGTCAACGCCGTGACCGTAACGATAATCGCCGTCGTAACCAACGTGGTGAACGTGGCGGTGAACGTGGCGAACAGCGTAATGAACAACGTGGTGAGCGTAGCGACAATCGTAACGAAACCCGTGACAACAAACGCCGTCGTAAACCTGTACGTGATGAGAAACCTGAAGAGCAAAAAGAAACAGCTCCACAGCAAACTCGTCAGCCTCGTAAGCCTAAACAAGATCGTCGCAATAAGCCACGTGATGAGCAGAAGCAACAGGAAGAGCAAGTAGTACCATCGAAATTAGCAGAAGAAGGCCTACAGTTAGCTGCAGAAGCGCAAGCTGATAAGCCAGAAGCGCCGAAGGCTAAGCCTGAAGCTAAAGCTGTTAAGATCAAAGAGCGTCGTCAACGTCGTAAGCTGAACAAACTAGTTCGAGTTAAAGACCAGCAAGCTCAAGCAGAAACAGATACCAACGCAGACAGTTCTTTAAATGAACAGAAAGCGCCATCTGCGACTCAAGAACAAGCAGTAGCTAAAGATCAGTCAGTAGCACAAGAGCAGAAAGTTGCGGAACAAGTAGAAGCAACTCAAGCAAGCTCTGAGCAAACTGAACAGGAAGAGCCGACGAAACAACGTCGTAACCGTCGTTCTCCACGTCATCTACGTGCAAGTGGTCAACGTCGTCGTCGCGGTCGTGACCGTCGCCCTAACCCATTCCGCCTACGTAAAGGTGGTGTAGCTTCTCCTGAGATGGCTATGGGTAAAGTGATGCCTCGCTTCATTCCAAAACCTTACCACAATCAGACAAAACCTGAAGTGGCAGAAGTTCAAGTGGCTGTTGAAACTCAAGTTGCAGTAAATGCACAAGAGCAGAACACAACTCAAGAGACTGCACCGCAAAGCAACGTAGCTATGACCGGTGGCTTTGCATGCCCTGAGCTTGCTATGGGTAAAGTGATTGTCCGTCGTGAAGACGCTGTTGCTGAAGCTCCTGCAGCAATTGAAACACCTGTGGTAGTTGAAACACCTGTAGTAGTTGAAACGCCTGCAGTAGTTGAAACGCCTGCAGTAGTTGAAGCTCCTGCAGCAATTGAAACTCCGAAGGTAGAAACACCTGTAGCAAGCACTCCAGTTGAAACTGTTAAAGCAGAAGAGACCGTTGTTGAAGCACCAGTTGTGGAAACTGAAGCAGTTGAAGTTCCTAAAGCTGAAAGTGTAAAAGTTGAAGAGGCTCCTGTTGTAAAATCAGAAGCTCCTAAAGCAACACCAAAAGCAGTGGTAGCTAAGAAACGTGCGGGCTCACCAATGACTAAAGCTCCTGGTCCTCAAGAGATCAAAGAGATTCAAGTTGTTGCAGCTCCATTCCGTACTGAACGCTTTGTACCGAAAGGTGCAGGTAGCCAAGCAGCGTCTAACAAAGCTGGCGCAGGCATGACTAAGCCTCAATACTAA
- the rluC gene encoding 23S rRNA pseudouridine(955/2504/2580) synthase RluC, which yields MSEIRTQVQFVDIDEDMAGQRIDNFLRNQLKTIPKSMIYRIVRKGEVRVNKKRIKAEYKLKAGDLVRIPPVTIEEKTEENVPSTKLNKVSELEQCIIHEDDHMLILNKPSGTAVHGGSGLKFGAIEALRALRPDARFLELVHRIDRDTSGILLVAKKRSALRHLQAQFREKTVQKYYFALVMGEWKNSCKVVNAPLLKNEVNSIVRVNPNGKASETRFKVLERFQDATLVQASPITGRTHQIRVHAQYTGHPIAWDDRYGDRRFDAYTSKIGLDRLFLHAANIKFTHPGSEENMDISAPMEARLEKALTGLRKL from the coding sequence ATGAGCGAAATTAGAACCCAAGTCCAGTTTGTCGACATCGACGAAGATATGGCTGGTCAGCGTATTGATAACTTCTTACGCAACCAATTAAAAACCATCCCGAAAAGCATGATTTATCGAATCGTGCGTAAAGGCGAAGTCCGCGTAAACAAAAAACGCATCAAGGCTGAATACAAACTAAAAGCAGGTGACTTAGTTCGTATTCCGCCAGTAACGATTGAAGAGAAAACAGAAGAGAACGTGCCAAGCACGAAACTCAACAAGGTCTCGGAATTAGAACAATGTATCATTCATGAAGATGATCATATGTTAATTCTTAATAAGCCGTCGGGTACTGCCGTTCACGGCGGTAGTGGGCTTAAGTTTGGTGCAATCGAAGCGCTACGTGCACTTCGTCCTGACGCTCGTTTTCTTGAGTTAGTGCACCGTATTGATAGAGATACGTCTGGCATTTTGCTTGTAGCTAAGAAGCGTTCAGCGCTAAGACATCTTCAAGCACAGTTCCGTGAAAAAACGGTTCAAAAATATTACTTCGCTTTAGTAATGGGCGAATGGAAAAACAGCTGTAAAGTGGTCAATGCACCTTTATTGAAAAATGAAGTAAATAGTATTGTTCGCGTAAACCCGAACGGTAAAGCTTCTGAAACTCGTTTTAAGGTTTTAGAAAGGTTCCAAGATGCGACTTTGGTTCAAGCGAGCCCGATTACTGGTCGTACGCATCAAATTCGTGTGCACGCACAATACACTGGTCATCCAATTGCATGGGATGATCGCTATGGTGATCGTCGATTCGATGCTTACACTAGTAAGATTGGTCTTGATCGTTTGTTCTTACACGCGGCAAACATCAAGTTTACTCATCCGGGTAGTGAAGAGAATATGGATATCTCAGCGCCAATGGAAGCAAGATTAGAAAAAGCACTGACTGGCTTACGTAAGCTCTAA
- a CDS encoding Maf family protein has product MRNYQLVLASTSPFRQEILKKLHLDFVTAKPDCDETPLPEETPQQLVMRLAETKAKSCLVDQPSLVIGSDQVCVIDGEVIGKPHTREKAIEQLSRQSGKSITFYTGVTVWNSEDNKADTRLDTFVVHFRDLTEQKIISYVEKEQPYHCAGSFKCEGLGIALFKQMEGKDPNTLIGLPLIVLVDMLEAQGMSVL; this is encoded by the coding sequence ATGAGAAATTACCAACTAGTTTTAGCCTCTACATCACCATTTAGGCAAGAGATCCTCAAAAAGCTACACTTAGACTTCGTCACAGCCAAGCCTGACTGCGATGAAACACCACTTCCAGAAGAGACACCTCAGCAGTTAGTGATGCGCTTGGCAGAAACTAAAGCTAAATCTTGTCTAGTCGATCAACCAAGCTTAGTGATTGGTTCTGATCAGGTTTGTGTCATTGACGGAGAAGTCATTGGTAAGCCGCATACTCGTGAAAAAGCCATCGAGCAGTTGTCTCGCCAGAGCGGTAAGAGCATCACTTTCTATACAGGAGTAACCGTATGGAACAGCGAAGATAATAAAGCCGACACCCGTTTAGATACCTTCGTTGTCCACTTCCGTGATCTAACAGAGCAAAAAATTATTTCCTATGTAGAGAAAGAACAGCCGTATCACTGCGCAGGTAGCTTCAAATGTGAAGGTTTAGGCATTGCTCTGTTCAAGCAAATGGAAGGCAAAGACCCAAATACGCTGATCGGCTTACCTCTGATCGTTCTGGTCGATATGTTAGAAGCGCAAGGAATGAGCGTACTATAA
- the yceD gene encoding 23S rRNA accumulation protein YceD, translating into MQKEKIPRTVDPARTAQKRLSMDGIIQISLLKRLTETTEGVKRDAQVSMSFELDEQRLVVISGKANVEVDLECQRCNEVFAHECDVQFTYTPVYSEKSEEEAPEEYDLVDLNEYGELDLIQLVEDEFILGLPQIAMHDDAKCSVNSNNLVFGELPKEIEEDKKPNPFDVLKNLKK; encoded by the coding sequence ATGCAAAAGGAAAAAATACCGCGTACAGTTGATCCGGCAAGAACGGCTCAAAAACGACTTAGTATGGATGGTATCATTCAAATAAGTCTTTTAAAGCGTTTAACCGAAACAACTGAAGGCGTAAAACGTGACGCGCAAGTCTCAATGTCATTTGAGCTTGATGAACAACGATTAGTCGTTATCTCTGGTAAAGCTAACGTCGAAGTCGATTTAGAGTGTCAACGTTGTAATGAGGTTTTCGCACATGAGTGCGATGTCCAATTTACTTATACTCCTGTTTACAGTGAGAAAAGTGAAGAGGAAGCACCGGAAGAGTACGATTTGGTAGATCTGAACGAGTACGGTGAGTTAGACCTGATTCAATTAGTTGAAGACGAGTTCATCCTTGGATTGCCTCAAATAGCAATGCACGACGATGCGAAATGTAGCGTTAACTCAAATAACTTGGTGTTTGGTGAACTTCCTAAAGAAATTGAGGAAGATAAAAAGCCGAATCCATTTGATGTTTTAAAAAACTTAAAGAAGTAA
- the rpmF gene encoding 50S ribosomal protein L32: MAVQKSKKSRSMRGMRRSHDALTTAALSVDATSGETHLRHNVTAEGFYRGKKVINK, translated from the coding sequence ATGGCCGTACAAAAGAGCAAGAAATCACGTTCAATGCGTGGCATGCGTCGTTCACACGATGCACTAACTACAGCTGCACTTTCTGTAGACGCAACTTCAGGTGAAACTCACCTACGTCACAACGTGACTGCCGAAGGTTTCTACCGCGGCAAAAAGGTTATCAACAAGTAA
- the plsX gene encoding phosphate acyltransferase PlsX — MQNLTVALDAMGGDFGPRVTVPAAVQALSYFPELKVILIGDRNAITSQLSSLGRMPDSRLSIQHCDRVISNSEKPSLALRNSQGSSMRVAIDLVAESQADACVSGGNTGALMALSRFRLKLLPGIDRPALVSALPTASGNRTWMLDLGANVSSDADSLFQFAVMGSALAEQHLGRAPRVAILNIGAEEIKGNDLVKRCAEMLSNTQSVNFIGYIEGNQLLQDAADVVVCDGFVGNVCLKTCEGTAQLFIDKLKTRMMASTIKGWIARMLFSELFTELKTLNPDQYNGASLLGLRGIVIKSHGSADVSAVVNAIGEAVHEVKRQVPSRISDRLEAVLLERHY; from the coding sequence TTGCAAAATCTAACCGTTGCGCTTGATGCAATGGGCGGGGACTTCGGTCCTCGTGTAACAGTGCCTGCCGCCGTGCAGGCACTGTCGTATTTCCCAGAGCTAAAAGTCATTCTCATAGGTGATCGAAATGCGATCACATCTCAATTATCTTCATTAGGCCGAATGCCTGATTCTCGTTTGAGTATCCAGCATTGTGACCGAGTTATTTCCAATTCTGAAAAACCTTCACTAGCCTTACGTAATAGTCAGGGTAGCTCTATGCGTGTCGCTATCGATCTGGTTGCCGAATCACAGGCTGATGCTTGTGTGAGTGGTGGTAACACTGGCGCACTGATGGCTTTATCTCGTTTCAGACTCAAACTTCTTCCTGGTATTGATAGACCTGCATTGGTTTCAGCTTTGCCTACTGCGTCAGGTAACCGTACATGGATGCTTGATTTAGGGGCGAACGTTTCTAGTGATGCGGATTCACTCTTTCAGTTTGCCGTGATGGGCAGTGCATTAGCAGAACAACATTTAGGTCGTGCTCCCCGTGTCGCTATTTTGAATATCGGGGCGGAAGAAATTAAAGGCAACGATCTTGTTAAACGATGTGCTGAAATGTTGTCTAATACTCAGTCTGTTAACTTTATAGGCTATATTGAAGGTAATCAATTACTTCAAGATGCAGCTGATGTCGTCGTGTGTGATGGTTTTGTGGGCAATGTCTGCTTAAAAACGTGCGAAGGTACAGCTCAGCTCTTTATTGATAAGCTAAAAACGCGCATGATGGCTTCAACAATAAAGGGTTGGATTGCCAGAATGTTGTTTTCTGAGCTATTTACTGAATTAAAAACCTTGAACCCCGACCAGTATAACGGCGCAAGTTTGTTAGGATTGCGCGGCATTGTCATTAAAAGTCATGGAAGTGCTGATGTGTCTGCAGTCGTCAACGCGATTGGTGAAGCAGTACACGAGGTCAAACGACAAGTCCCCAGCCGCATTAGCGATCGTTTGGAAGCGGTTTTACTCGAGAGGCATTATTAG
- a CDS encoding beta-ketoacyl-ACP synthase III, producing MYSKILGTGSYLPSQVRTNADLEKMVETSDEWIVARTGIKERRISAENETVADMAFYAAENAIEMAGIDKEDIDLIIVATTSSSHTFPSSACQVQGKLGIKGCPAFDLAAACSGFVYALSVADQHIKTGMCKNVLVIGADALSKTCDPTDRSTIILFGDAAGAVVVGASEEPGILSTHIYSDGKYGELLSLEVPERGGDADKWLHMAGNEVFKVAVTQLSKLVKDTLAANNMDKSELDWLVPHQANYRIISATAKKLTMSLDQVVITLDKHGNTSAATVPTALDEAVRDGRIKRGQTLLLEAFGGGFTWGSALVKF from the coding sequence ATGTATAGCAAAATTTTAGGTACTGGCAGCTACTTGCCATCTCAGGTGCGTACTAACGCAGATTTAGAGAAAATGGTAGAGACTAGCGATGAGTGGATTGTTGCTAGAACTGGTATTAAAGAGCGTCGTATTTCAGCGGAAAACGAAACCGTTGCTGATATGGCGTTTTACGCTGCTGAGAATGCCATTGAAATGGCAGGAATCGACAAAGAAGATATTGATTTAATCATCGTTGCGACAACCAGCAGTAGCCATACATTCCCGTCTTCGGCATGTCAGGTCCAAGGTAAGCTTGGTATCAAAGGCTGCCCTGCGTTTGATTTGGCCGCAGCGTGTTCTGGCTTTGTTTACGCATTGTCTGTTGCTGATCAACATATCAAGACTGGTATGTGTAAAAACGTTTTGGTTATTGGTGCTGATGCACTGTCAAAAACCTGTGATCCGACTGACCGCTCTACTATCATCCTGTTTGGTGATGCAGCAGGCGCGGTGGTTGTAGGCGCAAGCGAAGAGCCAGGTATTTTGTCTACTCATATTTACTCTGACGGTAAATACGGTGAGCTTCTAAGCTTAGAAGTGCCAGAGCGTGGCGGTGATGCGGACAAATGGCTGCACATGGCGGGTAATGAAGTCTTTAAAGTGGCGGTAACTCAGCTTTCTAAGCTAGTTAAAGACACATTAGCGGCGAATAACATGGATAAGTCAGAGCTTGATTGGTTAGTTCCACACCAAGCCAACTACCGTATTATCTCTGCAACGGCTAAAAAGCTGACAATGTCGCTTGATCAAGTGGTGATTACCCTTGATAAGCACGGCAATACGTCTGCAGCTACCGTACCAACGGCACTCGATGAGGCTGTTCGTGACGGGCGAATTAAACGTGGCCAAACGCTTCTACTGGAAGCCTTTGGTGGCGGCTTCACTTGGGGTTCTGCGTTAGTTAAATTCTAA
- the fabD gene encoding ACP S-malonyltransferase encodes MSKFAIVFPGQGSQAIGMLADLGEQYDVVKQTFAEASEALGYDLWALVQDGPVENLNETFRTQPALLTASVAIWRVWQELGLEQPVNLAGHSLGEYSALVCAGVIDFKEAIKLVELRGQLMQEAVPAGVGAMYAIIGLDDEAIAKACEEAAQDEVVSPVNFNSPGQVVIAGNKAAVERAGALCKEAGAKRALPLPVSVPSHCALMKPAADKLAIALEALEFNTPALPVINNVDVIAETDPAKIKSALVRQLYSPVRWTEGVQAMNEQGVEKLLELGPGKVLTGLTKRIVKTMTAAAVNDTASLEAAK; translated from the coding sequence ATGAGCAAATTTGCTATCGTATTCCCGGGCCAAGGTTCTCAAGCTATCGGTATGCTTGCTGACCTAGGCGAACAGTATGATGTTGTTAAACAGACATTTGCTGAAGCTTCAGAAGCACTTGGTTACGATCTATGGGCATTGGTTCAAGATGGTCCAGTAGAAAATCTAAATGAAACTTTCCGCACTCAACCGGCTCTACTAACAGCGTCTGTTGCAATTTGGCGTGTATGGCAAGAGCTTGGTCTAGAACAGCCTGTAAACCTAGCAGGCCACAGCCTAGGCGAATACTCTGCGCTAGTGTGTGCCGGTGTTATCGACTTTAAAGAAGCGATCAAGCTGGTTGAGCTACGTGGCCAACTGATGCAAGAAGCAGTTCCTGCGGGCGTTGGTGCAATGTACGCAATCATCGGTCTAGATGATGAAGCGATTGCGAAAGCGTGTGAAGAAGCGGCGCAAGATGAAGTTGTGTCTCCAGTTAACTTCAACTCGCCTGGTCAAGTTGTTATCGCGGGTAATAAAGCGGCAGTCGAGCGTGCTGGTGCACTTTGTAAAGAAGCAGGCGCAAAGCGTGCACTTCCTTTACCGGTTTCCGTGCCATCTCACTGTGCACTTATGAAGCCTGCAGCAGACAAGCTAGCGATTGCTCTTGAAGCTCTAGAGTTCAATACGCCAGCACTGCCTGTTATCAATAACGTTGATGTTATTGCTGAAACAGACCCAGCAAAAATTAAAAGCGCACTTGTTCGTCAGCTTTACAGCCCAGTTCGTTGGACTGAAGGTGTACAAGCAATGAACGAGCAAGGCGTTGAAAAGCTACTTGAATTAGGCCCTGGTAAAGTTCTTACTGGCCTAACGAAGCGAATCGTAAAAACTATGACAGCTGCTGCGGTTAATGACACTGCATCACTAGAAGCTGCTAAGTAA
- the fabG gene encoding 3-oxoacyl-ACP reductase FabG, translated as MNLEGKVALVTGASRGIGRAIAELLVERGAKVIGTATSEGGAAAISEYLGENGKGLALNVTDVDSIAATLKTINDEFGAIDILVNNAGITRDNLLMRMKDDEWNDIIDTNLTPIFRMSKAVLRGMMKKRQGRIVNVGSVVGTMGNAGQANYAAAKAGVIGFTKSMAREVASRGITVNTVAPGFIETDMTKALNDDQRAATLANVPAGRLGDPREIAEAVVFLASPAAAYITGETLHVNGGMYMV; from the coding sequence ATGAATTTAGAAGGCAAAGTTGCACTAGTTACAGGCGCAAGCCGTGGTATCGGTCGTGCAATCGCTGAACTATTAGTTGAGCGTGGTGCTAAAGTTATCGGTACAGCTACTTCTGAAGGCGGCGCTGCTGCAATCAGTGAGTATCTTGGCGAGAACGGTAAAGGTCTTGCTCTTAATGTAACTGACGTAGACTCAATTGCTGCTACACTGAAAACCATCAACGATGAATTTGGTGCGATTGACATTCTAGTTAACAACGCAGGTATCACTCGTGATAACCTACTTATGCGTATGAAAGACGACGAATGGAATGACATCATTGATACTAACCTAACGCCTATCTTCCGCATGTCTAAAGCTGTATTGCGTGGCATGATGAAGAAACGTCAAGGCCGTATCGTTAACGTTGGTTCTGTAGTTGGTACTATGGGTAACGCTGGTCAAGCTAACTACGCAGCTGCAAAAGCTGGCGTAATTGGTTTTACTAAATCAATGGCTCGTGAAGTTGCGTCTCGTGGCATTACAGTGAACACTGTAGCGCCTGGTTTCATCGAAACAGACATGACTAAAGCGCTAAATGATGACCAACGTGCAGCAACTTTGGCGAATGTACCGGCAGGTCGACTAGGTGACCCTCGCGAAATCGCTGAAGCTGTGGTATTTTTGGCGTCACCTGCGGCAGCTTATATCACAGGTGAAACACTTCACGTCAATGGCGGTATGTACATGGTGTAA
- the acpP gene encoding acyl carrier protein has protein sequence MSNLEERVKKIIVEQLGVDEAEVKNEASFVDDLGADSLDTVELVMALEEEFDTEIPDDEAEKITTVQAAIDYVTSAQ, from the coding sequence ATGAGCAACCTCGAAGAACGCGTAAAGAAAATCATTGTTGAACAGCTAGGTGTAGACGAAGCTGAAGTTAAAAACGAAGCTTCTTTCGTTGATGACCTAGGTGCAGATTCTCTAGACACAGTTGAGCTAGTAATGGCTCTAGAAGAAGAATTCGACACTGAGATCCCAGATGACGAAGCTGAGAAAATTACTACTGTTCAAGCTGCTATCGATTACGTAACTAGCGCTCAGTAA
- the fabF gene encoding beta-ketoacyl-ACP synthase II, giving the protein MSKRRVVVTGMGMLSPVGNTVESSWKALLAGQSGIVNIDHFDATNFSTRFAGLVKDFNCEEYMTKKDARKMDLFIQYGVAAGIQALDDSALTITEENAPRVGVAIGSGIGGLGLIEAGHKALTEKGPRKISPFFVPSTIVNMISGHLSIMRGLRGPNIAISTACTTGLHNIGHAARMIAYGDADAMLAGGAEKASTPLGMGGFGAAKALSTRNDEPQKASRPWDKGRDGFVLGDGAGMMVLEEYEHAKARGAKIYCELVGFGMSGDAYHMTSPSEDGSGGALAMEAAMRDAGITGEQIGYVNAHGTSTPAGDVAEVKGIKRALGEAGCKQVLVSSTKSMTGHLLGAAGSAEAIITAMSLVDQIVPPTINLDDPEEGLDIDLVPHTAREVSNMEYAACNSFGFGGTNGCLIFKKI; this is encoded by the coding sequence GTGTCCAAGCGTCGTGTAGTTGTCACTGGCATGGGTATGTTGTCGCCGGTAGGCAACACTGTAGAATCTTCTTGGAAAGCCCTGCTAGCTGGTCAAAGTGGTATCGTTAATATCGATCATTTTGATGCAACCAATTTCTCAACTCGTTTTGCAGGTCTAGTTAAAGACTTTAACTGCGAAGAGTATATGACTAAAAAAGATGCTCGTAAGATGGACTTGTTCATCCAATACGGCGTCGCAGCAGGTATTCAAGCTTTAGATGATTCAGCCCTAACTATTACTGAAGAAAACGCTCCACGTGTAGGCGTTGCTATCGGTTCTGGTATTGGTGGTCTTGGTTTGATCGAAGCCGGTCACAAGGCTCTAACTGAAAAAGGCCCTCGTAAGATCAGTCCGTTCTTCGTACCGTCGACGATCGTGAATATGATTTCGGGTCATTTGTCTATCATGCGTGGTCTACGTGGTCCAAACATCGCGATTTCTACGGCATGTACGACTGGTCTACATAACATTGGCCATGCGGCTCGTATGATTGCTTACGGCGATGCTGATGCAATGCTAGCGGGTGGTGCTGAAAAAGCATCTACACCTCTAGGTATGGGCGGTTTTGGTGCAGCTAAAGCATTATCTACTCGAAACGATGAGCCTCAAAAAGCTTCTCGTCCATGGGACAAAGGCCGTGACGGCTTCGTTCTTGGTGACGGTGCAGGCATGATGGTTCTAGAAGAGTACGAACATGCGAAAGCTCGTGGCGCTAAGATTTACTGTGAGTTAGTTGGCTTCGGTATGTCAGGTGATGCTTACCATATGACATCTCCAAGTGAAGATGGCTCAGGTGGCGCACTAGCTATGGAAGCTGCGATGCGTGATGCTGGCATTACTGGTGAACAAATCGGTTATGTTAATGCACACGGTACATCGACTCCTGCAGGTGACGTAGCGGAAGTGAAGGGCATCAAACGTGCTCTTGGCGAAGCAGGCTGTAAGCAGGTATTGGTTTCTTCTACGAAATCTATGACTGGACACCTTTTAGGTGCTGCAGGTTCTGCTGAAGCTATTATCACTGCTATGTCTCTGGTTGACCAAATTGTTCCACCAACAATCAACCTAGATGATCCTGAAGAAGGCTTAGATATTGACTTAGTACCTCATACTGCGCGTGAAGTTAGCAACATGGAATATGCTGCATGTAACTCATTCGGTTTCGGTGGTACAAACGGTTGTTTGATCTTCAAAAAGATTTAA